One stretch of Epinephelus lanceolatus isolate andai-2023 chromosome 15, ASM4190304v1, whole genome shotgun sequence DNA includes these proteins:
- the asxl2 gene encoding putative Polycomb group protein ASXL2 isoform X2: protein MMVAKVPSKLQSQPSSPQPRCSSPSVPPSKLISPSQKHSKKALKQALKQQQQRNQRRQGGMPTTSSPRLLLKSIKDMADNITTKTDLCHPVVPRKVSQRSGRLSAGQLKRTKCKIDVETPDSILVNTNLRAIINKHTFSVLPPDCQQRLLKLLPEVDRQACMDGLLKVTSSALNNEFFTSAAQSWKERLAEGDFTPELQLRMRQEIEKEKKVEHWKEAFFENYYGENSGLSFEESKELTKADVNQESARPQSHAHQTGPAAQAPEHPKGTKDSSQTDAAATAVKDMKPTKEPLKAQPAQREPVFTTEPMKTRRSQYTEDRKLNATAQSGPTPAVKTPEAEKQTQRAAAGTVSEKEHKEEVKEEKTELPQSPVKKSCPPKASSELKEDQPVSVVKPAEESEEVISEPSGPSESLKRKSPCEIGDELTPEKRPRMSSVSSVSSVSSVSPPASSISSPATPTSTTNQRVPPLKIPVSRILPLSPSQVSPRTPLPAPLSSPGRTGARTLADIKAKAQLARAQRAAAAAVSSASKGAVPGPGPGGGSGEQTQPSPSPSPTSPQAFTRLPTSSYSISQTSTPPSRPLDSFDQLSPNQSQTSYSSKADEKDKVHFAGTVSAGPHSIHLQPTPSSVHALKGQENQSPAGSLTKTSSCIPANNPLVTQLLQGKEVPLEQILPKPLSKVEVKMSNLSPGSKVKTPHPTEHRADKQMFHQLSTAGRAGVFSEYTRHHRDLPDKETQEQIVQALMQRKGQQSQPYGGMGPQHPQYKVHQLVHAEEQQDQTRISAGFLGRKRMPRPAMTGHYLLNVSTYGRGPDSRRLHQSVIPNTSVSGFKRESTEGEEAAKDEEPVRKCFFPAPGVKTEQQGYSITKSDEAASIQHCSNVKTEPGSEDFDAGANNDSTSATAKDTSHFSQSHRRHLELCNSNQGNSEPYLAQVDPSHQRQSAFQTQRTLDNQEVVAASCYGGTISMSVPHTLNHSTAGIGSSTASAEADGRGVHGSVMSFSVTVTTIPAGHTLDHGNQGEPSPEQSFMEGSNMEDVQSKCYCRLKAMIMCKGCGAFCHDDCIGPSKLCVSCLVVR, encoded by the exons ATGATGGTAGCAAAAG TTCCTTCCAAGCTGCAGTCACAGCCGTCCTCTCCGCAGCCTCGATGCTCATCGCCTTCTGTCCCCCCAAGTAAACTCATCTCTccctcacagaaacacagcaagAAAGCTCTGAAACAG gccttgaagcagcagcaacagagaaATCAGCGCAGACAGGGGGGAATGCCAACCACCTCCAGCCCTAGATTGCTTCTGAAATCCATCAAAGACATGGCTGACAACATTACTACAAAGACTG ATTTATGTCACCCAGTTGTCCCCAGGAAAGTTTCTCAGAGGTCAGGCCGCCTTAGCGCAG GGCAGCTGAAACGCACCAAGTGTAAAATAGATGTGGaaacaccagactccattttggTTAACACCAACCTGCGGGCGATCATCAACAAGCACACCTTCTCTGTCCTGCCCCCTGACTGCCAACAGAGGCTGCTCAAACTTCTGCCTGAAGTTGACCGGCAG GCTTGCATGGACGGCCTTCTGAAGGTCACTAGTTCTGCCTTAAACAACGAGTTCTTCACATCAGCAGCTCAGTCCTGGAAGGAGAGACTGGCTGAGG GTGACTTCACTCCTGAGTTGCAGCTACGAATGCGCCAAGAAATTGAGAAGGAAAAGAAAGTTGAGCACTGGAAGGAGGCCTTCTTTGAAAACTATTATGGTGAAAA TTCTGGGCTTAGCTTTGAGGAATCCAAAGAGCTGACAAAGGCTGATGTGAATCAGGAGTCTGCCAGGCCCCAGTCCCATGCTCATCAGACAGGACCTGCCGCTCAAGCACCAGAGCATCCCAAGGGCACCAAGGACAGCAGCCAGACTGATGCTGCTGCTACCGCTGTGAAAGACATGAAGCCAACAAAGGAGCCTCTGAAGGCACAGCCTGCTCAGAGAGAGCCAGTCTTCACCACAGAGCCCATGAAGACACGGCGCTCGCAGTACACTGAGGATCGCAAGTTGAATGCAACAGCACAGTCTGGGCCAACACCTGCAGTGAAAACACCAGAGGCTGAGAAGCAGACTCAACGGGCCGCAGCAGGTACAGTGTCTGAAAAGGAGCATAAAGAGGAAGTGAAGGAGGAGAAAACTGAACTCCCTCAGTCGCCTGTGAAGAAGAGCTGCCCACCAAAGGCTAGTTCAGAGTTGAAAGAGGATCAGCCGGTGTCTGTGGTTAAGCCTGCTGAGGAGAGCGAGGAGGTCATCTCTGAGCCCAGTGGCCCCTCAGAGTCACTGAAAAGGAAATCTCCCTGTGAGATTGGGGATGAACTGACACCAGAGAAAAGGCCCCGTATGTCCTCagtctcctctgtgtcctcagtcTCCTCTGTATCTCCTCCAGCGTCATCCATATCCAGCCCGGCCACACCAACTTCAACAACAAATCAGAGGGTTCCACCACTCAAG attCCAGTGTCAAGGATTCTTCCTTTGTCACCGAGCCAAGTGTCACCCAGGACTCCCCTTCCGGCCCCACTTAGCAGCCCAGGCCGTACCGGTGCTCGCACTTTGGCTGACATCAAAGCCAAAGCTCAGCTCGCCCGAGCGCAGCGAGCAGCGGCTGCCGCGGTATCATCTGCATCGAAGGGAGCAGTCCCAGGCCCGGGGCCAGGGGGAGGCAGTGGTGAGCAAACACAGCCATCGCCCAGCCCCAGCCCAACGTCCCCACAGGCATTCACCAGGTTACCAACCTCCAGCTACAGCATCAGTCAGACCAGTACGCCTCCTTCTCGCCCACTGGACTCTTTTGACCAACTAAGCCCAAACCAGTCTCAAACATCTTACTCAAGCAAAGCTGACGAAAAAGACAAAGTTCATTTTGCTGGTACTGTCAGTGCAGGGCCTCATAGCATTCATTTGCAACCCACTCCGTCATCTGTGCACGCTCTGAAGGGACAGGAAAACCAATCACCTGCTGGATCATTAACCAAAACCAGCTCCTGTATCCCTGCAAACAATCCACTGGTCACTCAGCTTCTGCAAGGCAAAGAGGTTCCCTTGGAGCAGATCCTCCCAAAACCGCTATCCAAGGTGGAAGTAAAGATGTCAAATTTATCCCCTGGCAGTAAGGTGAAGACACCACACCCCACTGAGCACCGGGCTGATAAGCAGATGTTCCACCAGTTAAGTACAGCAGGACGAGCAGGAGTGTTCTCAGAATACACGAGACACCACAGGGATCTTCCTGATAAGGAGACTCAGGAGCAGATTGTGCAGGCTCTAATGCAGAGGAAGGGCCAGCAGAGCCAGCCTTATGGTGGCATGGGGCCTCAGCACCCTCAGTACAAAGTCCATCAGCTGGTGCATgcagaagagcagcaggaccaAACCAGGATTTCAGCTGGATTTCTGGGTCGTAAGAGGATGCCAAGGCCTGCTATGACGGGACATTACCTGCTCAATGTGTCCACATATGGCAGAGGACCAGATAGCAGGAGACTGCATCAGTCTGTCATCCCAAACACATCTGTGTCAGGTTTTAAAAGGGAAAGcacagaaggagaggaggcgGCTAAGGACGAAGAACCAGTCAGGAAATGTTTCTTTCCCGCTCCCGGGgttaaaacagagcagcaggGATACTCCATAACCAAGTCTGACGAAGCAGCGAGCATTCAGCATTGCTCCAATGTAAAGACTGAGCCTGGATCAGAGGATTTTGACGCCGGTGCCAATAACGACAGCACCAGTGCGACAGCCAAAGACACCAGCCATTTTTCTCAGTCACACCGAAGGCACCTCGAACTCTGCAATAGTAACCAAGGAAACTCCGAGCCATATCTTGCCCAAGTGGATCCCAGTCACCAGCGGCAGTCTGCCTTTCAAACCCAGAGAACGCTCGATAATCAGGAAGTCGTGGCAGCATCATGCTACGGTGGCACTATCAGCATGTCTGTACCTCACACTTTAAACCATAGCACTGCAGGCATCGGCTCTTCCACAGCCTCTGCAGAGGCTGACGGCCGCGGCGTCCATGGGAGCGTCATGTCTTTCTCAGTGACTGTCACCACCATACCTGCCGGTCACACGCTAGACCACGGCAACCAGGGTGAGCCCTCACCTGAGCAGTCGTTCATGGAGGGCTCCAACATGGAGGACGTCCAGTCCAAATGCTACTGCCGACTGAAGGCGATGATCATGTGCAAAGGATGTGGAGCCTTTTGCCATGATGACTGCATCGGCCCCTCGAAACTCTGTGTGTCATGTTTAGTTGTACGATGA
- the asxl2 gene encoding putative Polycomb group protein ASXL2 isoform X1 has product MTERQKKKKGRTWAEAAKTVLEKYPNTPMSHKEILQVIQRERLKEISGTSPLACLNAMLHTNSRGEEGIFYKVPGRMGVYTLKKDISDVVKELSEKGSEESSDNLSDSQSTENNSSAIAGEGRRGRWMRRVPSKLQSQPSSPQPRCSSPSVPPSKLISPSQKHSKKALKQALKQQQQRNQRRQGGMPTTSSPRLLLKSIKDMADNITTKTDLCHPVVPRKVSQRSGRLSAGQLKRTKCKIDVETPDSILVNTNLRAIINKHTFSVLPPDCQQRLLKLLPEVDRQACMDGLLKVTSSALNNEFFTSAAQSWKERLAEGDFTPELQLRMRQEIEKEKKVEHWKEAFFENYYGENSGLSFEESKELTKADVNQESARPQSHAHQTGPAAQAPEHPKGTKDSSQTDAAATAVKDMKPTKEPLKAQPAQREPVFTTEPMKTRRSQYTEDRKLNATAQSGPTPAVKTPEAEKQTQRAAAGTVSEKEHKEEVKEEKTELPQSPVKKSCPPKASSELKEDQPVSVVKPAEESEEVISEPSGPSESLKRKSPCEIGDELTPEKRPRMSSVSSVSSVSSVSPPASSISSPATPTSTTNQRVPPLKIPVSRILPLSPSQVSPRTPLPAPLSSPGRTGARTLADIKAKAQLARAQRAAAAAVSSASKGAVPGPGPGGGSGEQTQPSPSPSPTSPQAFTRLPTSSYSISQTSTPPSRPLDSFDQLSPNQSQTSYSSKADEKDKVHFAGTVSAGPHSIHLQPTPSSVHALKGQENQSPAGSLTKTSSCIPANNPLVTQLLQGKEVPLEQILPKPLSKVEVKMSNLSPGSKVKTPHPTEHRADKQMFHQLSTAGRAGVFSEYTRHHRDLPDKETQEQIVQALMQRKGQQSQPYGGMGPQHPQYKVHQLVHAEEQQDQTRISAGFLGRKRMPRPAMTGHYLLNVSTYGRGPDSRRLHQSVIPNTSVSGFKRESTEGEEAAKDEEPVRKCFFPAPGVKTEQQGYSITKSDEAASIQHCSNVKTEPGSEDFDAGANNDSTSATAKDTSHFSQSHRRHLELCNSNQGNSEPYLAQVDPSHQRQSAFQTQRTLDNQEVVAASCYGGTISMSVPHTLNHSTAGIGSSTASAEADGRGVHGSVMSFSVTVTTIPAGHTLDHGNQGEPSPEQSFMEGSNMEDVQSKCYCRLKAMIMCKGCGAFCHDDCIGPSKLCVSCLVVR; this is encoded by the exons ATgacggagagacagaagaaaaagaaggggAGGACGTGGGCGGAAGCCGCTAAGACG GTTTTGGAGAAATACCCTAACACGCCCATGAGCCATAAAGAGATCTTACAGGTGATCCAAAGAGAACGGCTTAAAGAAATAAG TGGAACCTCGCCGCTGGCATGTCTGAATGCAATGCTGCACACAAACTCTCGTGGTGAGGAGGGGATCTTCTACAAAGTTCCAGGAAGAATGGGTGTCTACACGTTAAAG AAAGACATCTCAGATGTGGTGAAGGAGCTGTCTGAGAAGGGCTCCGAGGAGAGCAGTGACAATCTGTCTGACTCCCAAAgcacagaaaacaacagcagtgCCATCGCAGGAGAGGGCAGGAGAGGAAGGTGGATGCGAAGAG TTCCTTCCAAGCTGCAGTCACAGCCGTCCTCTCCGCAGCCTCGATGCTCATCGCCTTCTGTCCCCCCAAGTAAACTCATCTCTccctcacagaaacacagcaagAAAGCTCTGAAACAG gccttgaagcagcagcaacagagaaATCAGCGCAGACAGGGGGGAATGCCAACCACCTCCAGCCCTAGATTGCTTCTGAAATCCATCAAAGACATGGCTGACAACATTACTACAAAGACTG ATTTATGTCACCCAGTTGTCCCCAGGAAAGTTTCTCAGAGGTCAGGCCGCCTTAGCGCAG GGCAGCTGAAACGCACCAAGTGTAAAATAGATGTGGaaacaccagactccattttggTTAACACCAACCTGCGGGCGATCATCAACAAGCACACCTTCTCTGTCCTGCCCCCTGACTGCCAACAGAGGCTGCTCAAACTTCTGCCTGAAGTTGACCGGCAG GCTTGCATGGACGGCCTTCTGAAGGTCACTAGTTCTGCCTTAAACAACGAGTTCTTCACATCAGCAGCTCAGTCCTGGAAGGAGAGACTGGCTGAGG GTGACTTCACTCCTGAGTTGCAGCTACGAATGCGCCAAGAAATTGAGAAGGAAAAGAAAGTTGAGCACTGGAAGGAGGCCTTCTTTGAAAACTATTATGGTGAAAA TTCTGGGCTTAGCTTTGAGGAATCCAAAGAGCTGACAAAGGCTGATGTGAATCAGGAGTCTGCCAGGCCCCAGTCCCATGCTCATCAGACAGGACCTGCCGCTCAAGCACCAGAGCATCCCAAGGGCACCAAGGACAGCAGCCAGACTGATGCTGCTGCTACCGCTGTGAAAGACATGAAGCCAACAAAGGAGCCTCTGAAGGCACAGCCTGCTCAGAGAGAGCCAGTCTTCACCACAGAGCCCATGAAGACACGGCGCTCGCAGTACACTGAGGATCGCAAGTTGAATGCAACAGCACAGTCTGGGCCAACACCTGCAGTGAAAACACCAGAGGCTGAGAAGCAGACTCAACGGGCCGCAGCAGGTACAGTGTCTGAAAAGGAGCATAAAGAGGAAGTGAAGGAGGAGAAAACTGAACTCCCTCAGTCGCCTGTGAAGAAGAGCTGCCCACCAAAGGCTAGTTCAGAGTTGAAAGAGGATCAGCCGGTGTCTGTGGTTAAGCCTGCTGAGGAGAGCGAGGAGGTCATCTCTGAGCCCAGTGGCCCCTCAGAGTCACTGAAAAGGAAATCTCCCTGTGAGATTGGGGATGAACTGACACCAGAGAAAAGGCCCCGTATGTCCTCagtctcctctgtgtcctcagtcTCCTCTGTATCTCCTCCAGCGTCATCCATATCCAGCCCGGCCACACCAACTTCAACAACAAATCAGAGGGTTCCACCACTCAAG attCCAGTGTCAAGGATTCTTCCTTTGTCACCGAGCCAAGTGTCACCCAGGACTCCCCTTCCGGCCCCACTTAGCAGCCCAGGCCGTACCGGTGCTCGCACTTTGGCTGACATCAAAGCCAAAGCTCAGCTCGCCCGAGCGCAGCGAGCAGCGGCTGCCGCGGTATCATCTGCATCGAAGGGAGCAGTCCCAGGCCCGGGGCCAGGGGGAGGCAGTGGTGAGCAAACACAGCCATCGCCCAGCCCCAGCCCAACGTCCCCACAGGCATTCACCAGGTTACCAACCTCCAGCTACAGCATCAGTCAGACCAGTACGCCTCCTTCTCGCCCACTGGACTCTTTTGACCAACTAAGCCCAAACCAGTCTCAAACATCTTACTCAAGCAAAGCTGACGAAAAAGACAAAGTTCATTTTGCTGGTACTGTCAGTGCAGGGCCTCATAGCATTCATTTGCAACCCACTCCGTCATCTGTGCACGCTCTGAAGGGACAGGAAAACCAATCACCTGCTGGATCATTAACCAAAACCAGCTCCTGTATCCCTGCAAACAATCCACTGGTCACTCAGCTTCTGCAAGGCAAAGAGGTTCCCTTGGAGCAGATCCTCCCAAAACCGCTATCCAAGGTGGAAGTAAAGATGTCAAATTTATCCCCTGGCAGTAAGGTGAAGACACCACACCCCACTGAGCACCGGGCTGATAAGCAGATGTTCCACCAGTTAAGTACAGCAGGACGAGCAGGAGTGTTCTCAGAATACACGAGACACCACAGGGATCTTCCTGATAAGGAGACTCAGGAGCAGATTGTGCAGGCTCTAATGCAGAGGAAGGGCCAGCAGAGCCAGCCTTATGGTGGCATGGGGCCTCAGCACCCTCAGTACAAAGTCCATCAGCTGGTGCATgcagaagagcagcaggaccaAACCAGGATTTCAGCTGGATTTCTGGGTCGTAAGAGGATGCCAAGGCCTGCTATGACGGGACATTACCTGCTCAATGTGTCCACATATGGCAGAGGACCAGATAGCAGGAGACTGCATCAGTCTGTCATCCCAAACACATCTGTGTCAGGTTTTAAAAGGGAAAGcacagaaggagaggaggcgGCTAAGGACGAAGAACCAGTCAGGAAATGTTTCTTTCCCGCTCCCGGGgttaaaacagagcagcaggGATACTCCATAACCAAGTCTGACGAAGCAGCGAGCATTCAGCATTGCTCCAATGTAAAGACTGAGCCTGGATCAGAGGATTTTGACGCCGGTGCCAATAACGACAGCACCAGTGCGACAGCCAAAGACACCAGCCATTTTTCTCAGTCACACCGAAGGCACCTCGAACTCTGCAATAGTAACCAAGGAAACTCCGAGCCATATCTTGCCCAAGTGGATCCCAGTCACCAGCGGCAGTCTGCCTTTCAAACCCAGAGAACGCTCGATAATCAGGAAGTCGTGGCAGCATCATGCTACGGTGGCACTATCAGCATGTCTGTACCTCACACTTTAAACCATAGCACTGCAGGCATCGGCTCTTCCACAGCCTCTGCAGAGGCTGACGGCCGCGGCGTCCATGGGAGCGTCATGTCTTTCTCAGTGACTGTCACCACCATACCTGCCGGTCACACGCTAGACCACGGCAACCAGGGTGAGCCCTCACCTGAGCAGTCGTTCATGGAGGGCTCCAACATGGAGGACGTCCAGTCCAAATGCTACTGCCGACTGAAGGCGATGATCATGTGCAAAGGATGTGGAGCCTTTTGCCATGATGACTGCATCGGCCCCTCGAAACTCTGTGTGTCATGTTTAGTTGTACGATGA